The genomic stretch ACAAGAACTATAGTCTTGCTGGTATGGTTTGTAGACATACGCACAGGCCGTACTGTCCGGATTATCATCAGTACAGCAATTAAATGTAGATAACAGTTTCCAATGAATATGTCGACTAACTCGAGTGATCTAATTCACATAAAGTCACATGAACTACCGCAGTCGTACCTCATAAATCATTTAACGCTGCAACTTTTACGACCCATAACACTTCTGGTCCTAATTCTTGACTCATTTATACCGAAGGTAGTGGAGAAGAGAATTGGTTTTTACAGACCAAAGTCAATTAAAGCCACAAAGGGTTTACCGTAGGTTCGTTTAATAAACACTGGGTGCAGTCTTCTAAATCACACTCAATAATACAAACAATATAAATAGAATAGATACATGGATTTAGTACGGAATCCCGAATGGCCAGTGTTTATGGGTTTGCGCACTGTaacagaaaattttagaatatataaatttgaattaccaaAAATTGTCATGGtggtaaaatttcaatttgtaaaTTGCGCTAAATAATCTCGGATGATTCAAACGGGATGGGAATCGTTGCGATTCTACAATACTTCCGACAATAGTTTATAGTTTATGAATAGTTTCTTCGCATGTTCTAGTACTGATACATAAATGCTGACCTTTTCATTGGAACACATCTGCCGTTGCAGTCCAAGCTGCTAATGGACTCGATCTCCTGAGGTGTCAACTCGAAATCGAAGACTTGAAAGTTCTCCTCAATTCGAGATTTGGTAACGGACTTGGGAATGACTACGTGGCCGCGATCGATCTGcaaaaagtttgtttgttcgttataTCTATGACGAAGGTAAcatgaatttgattttgaaatacgGTGAGAATCTAATCTatactttttcaataacaTAGATACCGTCCAGCTTATCGTAAATCAGCCAAAAAGgtgttgattaaaaataaaaattgaacaagcAACGATTACGGGGATATCTCGAGTAGAAGAAAAAGCTAAATTTACCTGGTAGCGGATGAGAACTTGGGCCGACGtcttattatactttttcccGATCTCTTTGATCTTGGGATCGTCCAGCAGTTGGGGATCATCCGGTTTGGCCCAGGGTCTGTCCGGAGAACCGAGAGGACTGTAACCCGTCACTACGATGTCCTTGCTTTTGCACAATTCTGATAGTTTTGACTGGGCCAGATACGGATGGCATTCGATCTAAAAATCGGTgttgatttgttgaaaaactaTACGGATTTACGTTAGGATCAACAGTTATCGCAAATTTTTCGCGGTCTATTGCATTCGGACATTGAGTACAGACAATAACACATTCCGTGGAGAAAATACTCACCTGATTCGTCACTGGTAGGATTTCAGCGTTTTTTACCACTCTCTCGAGTTGTTCAGAGTTGAAGTTGCTCACTCCGATGCTCTTGGCGAGGCCTTTCTTGTTCACGTTCTCCATCGCCTTCCAGGTGTCAAGGTAGTCGACATCGCTGTACTTCACGGAGCCATCGGCATTAGACGGGAAGAGATTCGTGGGGTCTTCTTTGTAGGCAAAAGGCCAATGCATCAAGTAGAGATCGAGGTAATCAAGGCCAAGGTCATTGAGAGTGGTTTTCAGGGCTGGCTCGACGAGGACTGGCTTATGGAAGGTGTTCCAAAGTTTGCTGGTTATGAAGAGGTCCTCGCGTTTCACAACTCCTTCGGCGAATTTGGCTGCCAGCGCCGCACCGACTTCCTTCTCGTTTCCGTATACGTGAGCGCAATCGATGTGCCTATAGCCGATGTCGATCGCGTCCTTCACCGCCTGAGTAACTTGGCCGGGTtttgactgaaatttttcaacaaagccCAATGGATCGAAAATGACTTTTTCGTCAAAGGATTTGGTTTTGTAAGGTATTTTTTGCCTATAAAACAATCATTTTCGAAACCCTACTAGATACTACGATGtttcttacatttttcttctaccttcaattaaaaaaattcctatcGCTCAATTTCAAGTGAAGTTACAAATCTTCAAAGTTACGCGATGCGAATTCGCAGCTGTGTATAAACCGATAAACGACACCAGGTGCTTGTTTAATTCAAGTGCTAATTGTAAGCAAACTTTCATTTCTCACGGAAATAAACAGCATAGTTGCTGGCCAAAGACCAAATATTAATCATTCATATCCATATCACACTGTTGAACACGTCATGGATATTATCTCAAGGTcactatttcacaaaaattcttttcacttGACGTTCGATTTTGGAAACATTAAACTTTCTTCGAATGATCAAACAATCTGAGGAAATTCAATTCTGTTTTAGATTGCCGGATCCtcatctttttcaattttgcagaTTGACCGAACACATAAAACTGCCAATATTCAATCATTCTATCGAAACACCCACGATCAAGACgactcattattattattcaccttCCACGTTCCCAATCCAAAGACAGGAATTTCTCTCCCATTGTTCAACTTCAATTTCGGCACTCTGGACATGTTGACTTGCCTAATCCGtagcaaaatttttagtcaGATAGCCCGTATCACTCTCAACCAGAGTACAACACTCAACTGTGGCTGATCCAGGTGTTGCAAGGCCTTTTATCTGTGTTCACACCATCGAGCGACCTGCCTGCTATAGGTGTTTGTACCTATCTATGCTCCGTAACACATCGCAGTAGCCTGCGTATCTGCAAATTCGATACTGACGCACCGAAGTAATGTTGTAACAGTTGTAATTGTTGTATTAAAACCTCAGTTTATCATAACACGATGACTTGTTGCTGGCGCAAAAACAAGAATATGCAATGATCATTCTAATATTACAAGAAATTCAGAGGATGTAGAACAGTTGGTGTATATAATTTCATATGAAAAGGACGTttaaattgttcaatttttcttgcaCCCAGTTGTgctttaatcaattaattaattgtgcCTGCAGCAATCGACATTGATAAGTATcccaaatatgtatataatgataAGGTACTATTTGTTCCGAGATACGATAAAAATTACGCAATACGGAGATTCGTGCTATACCAGAaatttagcaatttttttatttttttatttcacaagtGTGAGCGTTCAGGTATGAGACAATCATTAGTTGATTAGTATATTAAATTTGTTGATTCATCGGAACAAAATATCCAGTCATATACGTATGAGTCAATTTTAAGGAATACCCTAGTCGTGAGAACACGGTTTTATGTTTTATAACGTGTGTTTCTTTGCTTTGTGCTTGCCCGTGCCAATTATCGATTAGGACGCGAATATGAAGTGTCAAGGAGAACCAACTCTACATAACAATTTCGTCTCTCCTGAATTATCGATCGTTCGTGGAAATAATGATGACcctttacttttttattaagtatataataattttgatttgatGGCAGTCTAAGATTAGGATTATCCACGACGTTTTCCATGAATCCATGTTGTTTCTGGCGAACTAAAGTGTccaattattcaattgttAAGAGTGTAATATTGTTACAAGTTTCTGATAGCACAATCACGTATTTGGGTCGAGTGAACTTATCGATCTACATAATTGTAAGGAGCGTATCattcagagaaataacgaaaacAATTATGAAAGTATCGTTCAGAATAATCGACTTCAATACAATCGATCAAGTCATGCACTTTcgcatttcattttcatgtaCACTTCAAACgcttgttttgaaaaatgtcgttttCGAAATCTTGTACAATATAGGTAAAAATTGTTACCTAtaggaatttcaaaatcatttattttgaaaccaTTTATTCGCTGTGCGTCTGAATGATGATTCTTATTTTTAGGTCATAAtatcgaacaaacaaaatttttttcacgcatgTACGCTCATGTATGAATGAAACATCATCTGTGTTGATCTGAATCACTAAAAATTTTAGCTTATCttaagattatttttattgcctTGTGACATTTATGTATCATATAAAGTGATTACAGAATTTAGTCTCATATTACAAAAtctgtacaaaaatatatttcaagacACCGATTTCGAACTTTCGTTTCAAACTGGCCGTTTAACTGGTTGTTTTCAATGCTGTGAGATGTCACAAGATTTCCATGAACACATTCATAAGTGTCAACATACATGCCCGTAAAATACCTAGTCGCCATGCATGAACTTGATATGAATTTCTGTAGTTCTCAGGCAGGATTTCAGCGGAAAACTACTTCTCAAATGGGTAGTACGGACTGTCGATGCATCTGAAAATGTAATcagtataaaattattgttggaATTAGTTTTCCCTGTGCGCTGATACGTTTATTATGAAATCCTGTAAGCCTACCCAAAGGAATTACTATAACATTTTTTGGATACAAGCTTTGATGAAAAACTTTGATACAAAATATTAATGACCattgtaatgaaattcaaGAAATAAACTATGATCAAGGAACCTGAAGACGTGGTCCtatggaaaaattcttttcagttGAGTTTCAGGATTTTCTAATACAACGTATCAGCCCAAAGGGAATACTGATtacaaacattttattttttattttagaggAGAGAAATCAGCGAGATTCAACAAAAATATAGCTTACTCAAGCAGTGGACTTAATCTGACGTTGCAGTCAAGGCTGTTGATGAGCTCTAAATCTTCTTTGGCGAGTTCAAAGTCAAATATATTGAAGTTTTCTTCAATTCGAGACTTAGTCACTGATTTGGGGATGGTGATGTGCCCCCGTTGAAACTGCGAAAAAATCACAAGACTTCAATTTGGGATCTTGAAGCAACGGGAAAACATTTCTGTCATCGAGACGGCACATACACGAGTGTAATAATTGAGCGAGTTTCTTCGTGTACATCACATGCACAGATTCTATGGGACAACTCTAAATTGACAATGTTTGATAACCGAAACGGTGCGGATCCATTACTACCTGATAACGCAGCAGAACTTGAGCGGGAGTCTTGTTGTACTTTTTGGCAACAGTCTTGATTTTCGGATCTTCGCTGGGTTTCGGTTGGCCAGGTTTTCCTGGCCCTCCCAGTGGCCGATAAGCCGTTATAGCGATGCCCTTGGACTTGCAATATTCGGATAGCTTGAATTGGCACAAGTAGGGTTGGCATTCGACCTGGTTAGTGACGGGCTTGATTTTTCCCTCCTCTAGAATCCTCTCCAACTGCTCTTCGTTGAAGTTACTCACGCCGATGTTTTTCGTTAAACCCTTTTCGTAAACCTTCTCCATGGCTTTCCAAGTGTCGACGAAATCGTAGTCGGCAAATTGCATTTTACCTTCGGCATCAAGAGGATAGTTTCCACTTCCCTCTGGAAAAATATGTCTCCTCTTAATTACTCAGATGTCTAATGAAACAGATCGAATGAGTCAAAGCCGCGTAATTTTGAACTCTGAATTACCTTTGTAAGCTATCGGCCAATGCACCAAGTACATGTCGACATAGTCAACGCCTAAATTCGCCAAAGTCTTTCTCAGCATTGGCTCAACGGCTTCTGGTCGGTGAAAAGTATTCCAAAGCTTGTTGCTCAGGAAGATGTCCTCTCTTTTGATAACTCCTTCTGCAATTTTAGATCTCACCGCCTCGCCTACTTCCACCTCATTGTCGTACAGATAGGCGTTGTCGATGAATCGGTATCCGATATCGATTGCATGCTTCACTGCTTCGTATGCTTTATTTGGTTCCGACTATTGACAGAATGAAGTAGTTAGTCTTCATACGTAAagcttgataaaattttcggaatttatgTAACAAGTGACctcgaataatattattattatcttgaattttagtcggagaaatttcgttcTATTTGCAAAACGCTAAATCAAGCAATTAAATCATTCTTGCAGCTAACGTGGTGTCGTGGTAAAAATCTCAGCAACCATCATTCGGTTTTTATTGCATCAGCGTTGGAGTTTGACTTGTGACGCTGCAAGTGCAAACAAAGCCAAATGGTTTAATTCTGCattgtaaatttaaaaaccaAAAGTCTCGTATGCCCGCCACAATTACCGTTACtgcaataatttattgatagCAGTTTATTATACGGTGGTAAACAGCCCTGCCTTTTTCCTCGTATTGACGCCTTAACTATCAAACATGCATCGCAGGGATTCTCATTTCATCCTACTGAAAAGTAAAGCATTgggaaataacaaaattgagGCTccgcaatttcaaaattcatttttgcagGAGTtacataattaaattaaaaaatggtaatttaatatttggcacttatttaattttctatagCCAAAAAATGCGCGTAATGTATAGTGACTTTGAAGAAGAATTAGACGGCGAAATCGCATTGGGCTGTCGCTGAAAACTgccaacaatttttatcaatatacatgataaaatataatgaCAAATTGGAAGCCAGTTTTTTCGACTGTTTGCCAAATTGCCTAAATGGCAGTCAGTCATACCTCAACTTATCGGCTGGACTTAACTGATAAAAGTGCAATGAACCGTCCGATTAGAAGCTTAGGTTTGTCCGAATTACACGTCTGAATAAGTGTTAGATCATttatattgacaaaaaaagGGAATCACGATCGTTGgttgtttttaataaatatggAACATTATTGGTTCTCACTGCATTAGTGAGAGTATATCATACTGTGTGCTAATCATGTCCAGAGGCAACGCATGATGTGATAAGTTTGTTTAGTTCTCGATCACCAGACGAAATTTTAATGAGAAGAGATCGACATCGAATTAGTgattataattcaatttcagacTATAACAGGCTTTTGGGGTCGGTCATTGCCTGGATAAACGAATCCAGTTATACGAGTAGGATAGCAGAATggatcgaaaaattcaaagaaatttatgTTCAAGCTCACCCGCCAAGTTCCTAGTCCGGTGACCGGAATCTCTGATCcgttgtaaaatttcactgtCGGTACTTTCgccattgaaatatttttcagaatttcaacttGCGATCTGAGTCTTGAACCGGCTAAGATGAACGGACTGGCACGTAAATGTTTCTCGTGTGTAGACGACGACGAATGCACTTGTGGCAACTAACTAGTAAAGGCGTCCGAACTATTCCCCTACCTCGGTGGGCCGGATAATGAAACTGAATTCAAACgacgcatatgtatatatccgtGGAATGAAAGACCGTTTTTCTATCGCGCAGGCGCAGATAAAGAAATGCACACATATCATAAAACATTTTCGAGTAAAACTCTGTGGCCAGTTTTGTACACGTGTCACATCGACGAAATGTTCCTTTCTAGTCGTCGGAAAACGAGAAGATAACTTCCACATTTATGCCGTGTGATTTATGCCAGACTATAAGAAACCAGAAAGCAAGAATACCGGATATAGGACGGTGAATGTATGAATTTTGCTCCTTTTGACTTTTCCGTTGAGTTTCTGTTACATTTTTTGGGATTAAATAAATGTCccgttttttctcaattttcatttcgacaGTTCCGGTAATGCAAATTTCCGATATTCATTATTTCTTGTGATCAACGGTATTTTCTACTGTCTATAGACTATACCTAAATGCTGATCGCCACGTTGAACCGTCAAAGTTATACGAGTTAGGCAATTCGTTCATCTTCAAATTCAACGCATTTTGTTATGAAGTACTGAAATGTGATCATTTTTAAACAGGATAT from Diprion similis isolate iyDipSimi1 chromosome 12, iyDipSimi1.1, whole genome shotgun sequence encodes the following:
- the LOC124413413 gene encoding aldo-keto reductase family 1 member B1-like, encoding MSRVPKLKLNNGREIPVFGLGTWKSKPGQVTQAVKDAIDIGYRHIDCAHVYGNEKEVGAALAAKFAEGVVKREDLFITSKLWNTFHKPVLVEPALKTTLNDLGLDYLDLYLMHWPFAYKEDPTNLFPSNADGSVKYSDVDYLDTWKAMENVNKKGLAKSIGVSNFNSEQLERVVKNAEILPVTNQIECHPYLAQSKLSELCKSKDIVVTGYSPLGSPDRPWAKPDDPQLLDDPKIKEIGKKYNKTSAQVLIRYQIDRGHVVIPKSVTKSRIEENFQVFDFELTPQEIESISSLDCNGRCVPMKSAQTHKHWPFGIPY
- the LOC124413416 gene encoding aldo-keto reductase family 1 member B1-like is translated as MAKVPTVKFYNGSEIPVTGLGTWRSEPNKAYEAVKHAIDIGYRFIDNAYLYDNEVEVGEAVRSKIAEGVIKREDIFLSNKLWNTFHRPEAVEPMLRKTLANLGVDYVDMYLVHWPIAYKEGSGNYPLDAEGKMQFADYDFVDTWKAMEKVYEKGLTKNIGVSNFNEEQLERILEEGKIKPVTNQVECQPYLCQFKLSEYCKSKGIAITAYRPLGGPGKPGQPKPSEDPKIKTVAKKYNKTPAQVLLRYQFQRGHITIPKSVTKSRIEENFNIFDFELAKEDLELINSLDCNVRLSPLLECIDSPYYPFEK